Proteins encoded by one window of Melanotaenia boesemani isolate fMelBoe1 chromosome 10, fMelBoe1.pri, whole genome shotgun sequence:
- the LOC121646883 gene encoding transmembrane and coiled-coil domain protein 3-like isoform X2, with protein sequence MRRGSSENNLDVDLSDGSSRTAFGLEVQRSRSCLDSLQQKILKVTEQLKIEQTARDENVAEYLKLVNSADKQQVGRIKQVFEKKNQKSAQNIALMQKKLESYHRKMKDSEFYHSPSSHPPPVKHSTLPRESPRELLKDMTGSGRHPTMDKIKTIGPGVSLSPPFFFSKPREFANLIRNKFGSADNIAHLKTSLDASSPLATDSSGQGLSSSTSLVSKPKYPSDDECSSGSASISADSNGNPAMGGVSVGQASQGLGQSNLDLCWEEVREIKDAQTQLEEDIEEIKAQFKKEYDIISQTLQDERYRYVHLEGQLNDLTELHQNEMANLKQELASVEERVAYQAHERARDIQEALESCQTRVSKLELQQQQQQQTVQLESPDARVLLGKSINIMLAIITVILVCVSTAAKFAAPLMRSRYHVVATILGVCFLTIFWKNWDRLQYAIDKLLVPV encoded by the exons ATGCGTCGAGGCTCTTCAGAGAACAATCTGGATGTGGACCTTAGCGATGGAAGTTCCCGCACTGCTTTTGGCTTGGAGGTCCAGCGGAGTCGTTCTTGCTTGGACAGCCTCCAGCAGAAGATACTAAAAGTCACAGAACAGCTGAAGATTGAGCAAACGGCACGAGATGAGAATGTAGCTGAGTATCTGAAGCTGGTGAACAGTGCAGACAAGCAGCAAGTTGGGCGCATCAAGCAGGTGTTTGAGAAGAAGAACCAGAAGTCAGCTCAAAACATTGCACTGATGCAAAAGAAGCTGGAGAGTTACCACCGAAAAATGAAAGACAGTGAATTCTATCACAGCCCATCCAGTCACCCTCCCCCAGTCAAACACAGCACCTTACCCAGGGAGTCACCCAGAGAGCTGTTGAAGGACATGACTGGCAGTGGCCGACACCCAACCATGGACAAGATCAAAACTATCGGGCCAGGTGTTTCTCTTTCCCCTCCTTTTTTCTTCAGTAAACCCAGAGAATTTGCCAACCTCATCAGGAACAAATTTGGCAGCGCTGATAACATTGCACACCTCAAAACCTCTCTGGACGCTTCCTCCCCACTGGCCACTGACAGTTCAGGACAAGGGCTGAGCAGCAGTACCTCTTTGGTAAGCAAGCCCAAGTATCCCAGTGATGATGAGTGCTCCTCTGGTAGTGCCTCTATATCAGCAGACAGCAACGGGAATCCAGCAATGGGAGGAGTGTCTGTAGGCCAGGCCAGTCAAGGCCTTGGCCAGAGCAACCTGGACTTATGCTGGGAGGAGGTGAGGGAAATCAAAGATGCCCAAACCCAGCTGGAGGAAGATATCGAAGAGATAAAGGCACAGTTCAAGAAAGAGTATGATATTATCAGCCAAACACTACAGGACGAAAGATACAG GTATGTACATTTGGAAGGCCAGTTGAATGACCTGACCGAACTTCATCAGAATGAAATGGCGAATCTGAAGCAGGAACTGGCCAGTGTAGAGGAGAGGGTGGCCTACCAGGCTCATGAAAGAGCCAGGGACATACAG GAAGCCCTAGAGTCGTGTCAGACTCGCGTCTCCAAGCTggagctccagcagcagcagcagcagcagacagtCCAGCTCGAGAGCCCCGACGCCCGGGTCCTGCTGGGGAAGAGCATCAACATCATGCTGGCAATCATTACTGTCATCCTGGTGTGTGTCTCTACTGCTGCCAAGTTTGCCGCTCCACTGATGAGAAGCCGATATCATGTGGTAGCGACCATCCTGGGGGTGTGTTTTTTGACCATATTCTGGAAGAACTGGGACCGGTTACAGTATGCCATAGACAAGCTGCTGGTGCCGGTTTGA
- the LOC121646883 gene encoding transmembrane and coiled-coil domain protein 3-like isoform X1, translating to MPSVNVSVRSLSEVEKHLSSRMDRSTEGGFLNLPVSMRRGSSENNLDVDLSDGSSRTAFGLEVQRSRSCLDSLQQKILKVTEQLKIEQTARDENVAEYLKLVNSADKQQVGRIKQVFEKKNQKSAQNIALMQKKLESYHRKMKDSEFYHSPSSHPPPVKHSTLPRESPRELLKDMTGSGRHPTMDKIKTIGPGVSLSPPFFFSKPREFANLIRNKFGSADNIAHLKTSLDASSPLATDSSGQGLSSSTSLVSKPKYPSDDECSSGSASISADSNGNPAMGGVSVGQASQGLGQSNLDLCWEEVREIKDAQTQLEEDIEEIKAQFKKEYDIISQTLQDERYRYVHLEGQLNDLTELHQNEMANLKQELASVEERVAYQAHERARDIQEALESCQTRVSKLELQQQQQQQTVQLESPDARVLLGKSINIMLAIITVILVCVSTAAKFAAPLMRSRYHVVATILGVCFLTIFWKNWDRLQYAIDKLLVPV from the exons GACCGGAGTACTGAGGGCGGATTTCTCAACTTGCCTGTGTCAATGCGTCGAGGCTCTTCAGAGAACAATCTGGATGTGGACCTTAGCGATGGAAGTTCCCGCACTGCTTTTGGCTTGGAGGTCCAGCGGAGTCGTTCTTGCTTGGACAGCCTCCAGCAGAAGATACTAAAAGTCACAGAACAGCTGAAGATTGAGCAAACGGCACGAGATGAGAATGTAGCTGAGTATCTGAAGCTGGTGAACAGTGCAGACAAGCAGCAAGTTGGGCGCATCAAGCAGGTGTTTGAGAAGAAGAACCAGAAGTCAGCTCAAAACATTGCACTGATGCAAAAGAAGCTGGAGAGTTACCACCGAAAAATGAAAGACAGTGAATTCTATCACAGCCCATCCAGTCACCCTCCCCCAGTCAAACACAGCACCTTACCCAGGGAGTCACCCAGAGAGCTGTTGAAGGACATGACTGGCAGTGGCCGACACCCAACCATGGACAAGATCAAAACTATCGGGCCAGGTGTTTCTCTTTCCCCTCCTTTTTTCTTCAGTAAACCCAGAGAATTTGCCAACCTCATCAGGAACAAATTTGGCAGCGCTGATAACATTGCACACCTCAAAACCTCTCTGGACGCTTCCTCCCCACTGGCCACTGACAGTTCAGGACAAGGGCTGAGCAGCAGTACCTCTTTGGTAAGCAAGCCCAAGTATCCCAGTGATGATGAGTGCTCCTCTGGTAGTGCCTCTATATCAGCAGACAGCAACGGGAATCCAGCAATGGGAGGAGTGTCTGTAGGCCAGGCCAGTCAAGGCCTTGGCCAGAGCAACCTGGACTTATGCTGGGAGGAGGTGAGGGAAATCAAAGATGCCCAAACCCAGCTGGAGGAAGATATCGAAGAGATAAAGGCACAGTTCAAGAAAGAGTATGATATTATCAGCCAAACACTACAGGACGAAAGATACAG GTATGTACATTTGGAAGGCCAGTTGAATGACCTGACCGAACTTCATCAGAATGAAATGGCGAATCTGAAGCAGGAACTGGCCAGTGTAGAGGAGAGGGTGGCCTACCAGGCTCATGAAAGAGCCAGGGACATACAG GAAGCCCTAGAGTCGTGTCAGACTCGCGTCTCCAAGCTggagctccagcagcagcagcagcagcagacagtCCAGCTCGAGAGCCCCGACGCCCGGGTCCTGCTGGGGAAGAGCATCAACATCATGCTGGCAATCATTACTGTCATCCTGGTGTGTGTCTCTACTGCTGCCAAGTTTGCCGCTCCACTGATGAGAAGCCGATATCATGTGGTAGCGACCATCCTGGGGGTGTGTTTTTTGACCATATTCTGGAAGAACTGGGACCGGTTACAGTATGCCATAGACAAGCTGCTGGTGCCGGTTTGA